A genome region from Alistipes dispar includes the following:
- a CDS encoding nucleoside hydrolase, which produces MKRLLIIVLLLSAVSCGQKDPAPGGEPVRIIFDTDLGNDIDDVLALQMLLNYEKEGRAELLGITLCKANPATIAFTDGYCRFDGRGDIPLGYAYDGVTPEDGTYLLPTLEASFGGEPLLRPARTIDSGLPEGYKLLRRLLAAQPDASVVLVAVGPLTNIGNLLVSEADEFSSLSGRDLVAAKVRRVVTMAGLFGDEFDFPEYNVVCDLEASHRTFELCPVPLTTTGWEVGNLLPYPHESILTDFGDPEAHPLPVAYRHYMQMPYDRPTWDLTAVLEAVEPGKWFDRSPKGTIRIAADGRSSFEASETGMQEYLVIPQEKAAAALQALVNCTTGKNLKDMNP; this is translated from the coding sequence ATGAAACGACTTCTGATTATCGTCTTGTTGCTGTCCGCCGTTTCGTGCGGACAAAAAGACCCCGCACCTGGCGGGGAACCCGTCCGGATCATCTTCGACACGGATCTGGGCAACGACATCGACGACGTGCTGGCCCTGCAGATGCTTCTCAACTACGAGAAGGAAGGCCGGGCCGAACTGCTGGGCATCACCCTTTGCAAAGCCAATCCCGCCACCATCGCCTTTACCGACGGCTACTGTCGGTTCGACGGACGCGGCGACATTCCGCTGGGTTACGCTTATGACGGTGTCACGCCGGAGGACGGAACCTACCTGTTGCCGACGCTGGAGGCATCATTCGGCGGCGAACCTCTGCTGCGACCGGCCCGCACCATCGACAGCGGGCTGCCCGAAGGGTACAAACTGCTGCGGCGACTGCTTGCGGCCCAGCCCGACGCATCGGTCGTGCTGGTCGCCGTGGGACCGCTGACCAATATCGGCAACCTGCTGGTCAGCGAAGCCGACGAATTTTCATCCCTTTCGGGGCGTGATCTGGTCGCCGCCAAGGTACGCCGCGTGGTGACGATGGCCGGGCTGTTCGGGGACGAATTCGATTTTCCGGAGTACAACGTCGTCTGCGACCTCGAGGCCTCGCACCGCACGTTCGAACTGTGTCCCGTTCCCCTGACCACCACCGGATGGGAAGTCGGCAATCTGCTGCCGTATCCCCATGAAAGCATCCTGACGGATTTCGGCGATCCCGAAGCGCATCCGCTGCCCGTCGCCTACCGTCACTACATGCAGATGCCCTACGACCGGCCGACGTGGGATCTGACGGCTGTGCTCGAGGCCGTGGAACCGGGCAAATGGTTTGACCGTTCGCCGAAAGGTACGATCCGGATCGCCGCCGACGGTCGCAGTTCGTTCGAGGCGTCCGAGACGGGTATGCAGGAATACCTCGTCATTCCGCAGGAAAAGGCCGCCGCTGCGTTGCAGGCTCTCGTGAACTGTACGACCGGCAAGAATCTTAAAGACATGAACCCATGA
- a CDS encoding DUF4832 domain-containing protein has product MTRFPTIALFCAFVCAGCGTPHSAAHYTAISDGETVRVTMAEYDSAFRNPLKGFREYFMVGTDARRPEYPYPYGSLIKEYMQWNLLERNAADSVATVIAYSDHRWQGVEEQNVKVIPRVLLVWVEPWHGGWAKDPANRDDLNGWHWPEDLPGETGPYKQIPGSVGAYVEPQDSLTPISGGYFDPSFPDRVRNLVRKLGEAWDNDPRVAYVEMGIVGEWGEHHDPDLSTVFPPHDEPRHVAGRTWIPGMEKVLGDAFREAFRNKKVMVRYAYEFEDYDFGIYWDSWAQPQEMERGYNAMIRRGDYWRTQPVGGEITWNWGDLAKYRSFEAVVADDTTRHTVIEQIRNLHCNHLGGITWADFNDPVFARNAAELQKAMGYRFVLSDASYPCRIDRGEAFGMEFSLRNTGSSPFYYDWPVEVALLDVRTHAKVWGTVLDDVRLSQWMPGEDWDGTSYRIRPETVTVRARPLLGDDLPEGRYILALGILDPACGRPTVRFANTNYFTGGYHPLGYVGVGESESAPALDPADFDDLRSDTTLNYKP; this is encoded by the coding sequence ATGACACGTTTTCCGACGATCGCCCTGTTCTGTGCCTTCGTTTGCGCAGGTTGTGGCACCCCGCATTCCGCGGCGCATTATACGGCCATTTCCGACGGAGAGACCGTACGCGTCACGATGGCCGAATACGACTCCGCTTTCCGCAATCCGCTGAAAGGATTCCGGGAGTACTTCATGGTCGGGACCGACGCTCGTCGGCCCGAATACCCTTATCCCTATGGTTCGCTCATCAAGGAATACATGCAGTGGAACCTGCTCGAGCGCAATGCGGCGGACAGCGTAGCGACCGTCATCGCTTACAGCGACCACCGCTGGCAGGGCGTTGAGGAGCAGAATGTCAAGGTGATTCCGCGCGTGTTGCTCGTGTGGGTTGAGCCGTGGCACGGCGGATGGGCCAAGGACCCGGCCAACCGCGACGACCTGAACGGCTGGCACTGGCCCGAGGACCTTCCCGGAGAGACGGGGCCTTACAAACAGATTCCCGGTTCGGTGGGCGCCTATGTGGAGCCGCAGGACTCGCTGACGCCCATTTCGGGCGGTTATTTCGATCCGTCGTTTCCCGACCGTGTGCGAAACCTGGTTCGCAAGCTGGGAGAAGCATGGGACAACGATCCGCGCGTGGCCTATGTCGAAATGGGTATCGTCGGAGAGTGGGGCGAGCACCACGATCCCGACCTTTCGACCGTCTTCCCGCCCCATGACGAGCCGCGTCATGTCGCCGGCCGTACCTGGATTCCCGGCATGGAAAAAGTACTGGGCGACGCGTTCCGCGAGGCGTTCCGTAATAAGAAGGTGATGGTGCGCTATGCCTATGAGTTCGAGGATTACGATTTCGGAATCTATTGGGATTCGTGGGCCCAGCCCCAGGAGATGGAGCGCGGCTACAACGCGATGATTCGTCGGGGCGATTACTGGCGGACGCAGCCCGTCGGCGGCGAGATCACCTGGAACTGGGGCGACCTGGCCAAATACCGTAGTTTCGAGGCGGTCGTAGCCGACGATACGACCCGGCATACCGTCATCGAACAGATTCGCAATCTGCACTGCAATCATCTGGGCGGCATCACCTGGGCCGACTTCAACGATCCGGTCTTTGCCCGCAACGCCGCGGAATTGCAGAAAGCGATGGGGTACCGGTTCGTGCTCTCCGATGCTTCCTACCCTTGCCGGATCGACAGGGGCGAGGCGTTCGGAATGGAGTTTTCGCTGCGGAACACGGGCTCCTCGCCTTTCTATTACGACTGGCCCGTCGAGGTCGCCCTGCTCGATGTCCGAACGCATGCGAAGGTCTGGGGGACGGTACTCGACGACGTGCGTCTCTCGCAGTGGATGCCCGGAGAGGATTGGGACGGAACGTCCTACCGCATCCGGCCCGAAACCGTGACTGTCCGTGCACGGCCTCTTCTCGGCGATGACCTTCCCGAGGGCCGTTACATCCTGGCGCTGGGCATTCTCGATCCGGCCTGCGGCCGTCCCACCGTCCGTTTTGCCAATACGAACTATTTCACGGGCGGTTATCATCCGTTGGGATATGTCGGTGTCGGGGAGTCCGAATCGGCTCCGGCCCTCGATCCGGCGGACTTCGACGACCTTCGAAGCGACACGACTTTGAATTACAAACCGTAA
- a CDS encoding DUF4832 domain-containing protein, producing MKTIFRLGFCLLFAAGAGCEKDSGEHFPQGGDTGSTTVENGVVKVVPYEYYQAFRNPMKGFREFFGPGIDKKRAEYPYPYGSLIKEYMQWNMMENVESDGVDKVIAYSNHRWEGVEEMNVKVVPRPFIVWIEPYEGGVEKNTYTDHPDDLNGWHWPSDIPREVRSDDDNTPSTGGYFDPTFQERVKKFVAKLGEAWDNDPRVAYVEMGIVGEWGEHHDPNITTYWKPHSQPEHVANRTWIPGIEKTLGDAFKAAFKNKKVMIRYAYEFEDYDFGVYWDSWAISEEEERGYNAMMRRGDYWRTQPVGGEITWNWGDLYDKGYRSLEDCLANAETRAKVIEQIRSLHCNHLGGVTWADFNDPVFQVNASTVQKALGYRFVIKEFCYPARIEQGKPFEVKLKVVNTGSSPFYYDWPVEVALLNVSTHRKVWSATLADAHISQWMPGENWDPASGSYGTPAPENEVTAALTLDEELRPGKYIVSLAVLDPAGMLPSLRFAAMNYFTGGRHPMGYVGVGADSDEYELKNAEFDDIQSDKTLRYIVD from the coding sequence ATGAAGACAATCTTCCGGTTGGGATTCTGCCTGTTGTTCGCCGCCGGGGCAGGATGCGAAAAAGATAGCGGCGAACACTTCCCGCAGGGCGGGGACACGGGAAGCACGACCGTAGAGAACGGTGTCGTGAAGGTCGTTCCCTACGAATATTACCAGGCATTCCGCAATCCGATGAAGGGATTCCGCGAGTTCTTCGGTCCCGGCATCGACAAAAAGAGGGCGGAATATCCCTATCCCTACGGTTCGCTCATCAAAGAGTACATGCAGTGGAACATGATGGAGAACGTCGAATCGGACGGCGTGGACAAAGTGATCGCTTACAGCAACCACCGTTGGGAAGGCGTCGAGGAGATGAACGTCAAGGTCGTGCCGCGCCCCTTTATCGTATGGATAGAGCCTTACGAGGGTGGCGTGGAGAAGAATACCTACACGGATCATCCCGATGACCTGAACGGCTGGCACTGGCCTTCGGACATTCCGCGCGAGGTGCGTTCGGACGATGACAACACTCCTTCTACGGGTGGATATTTCGACCCGACGTTCCAGGAGCGTGTCAAGAAGTTCGTCGCCAAACTGGGCGAGGCGTGGGATAACGATCCGCGTGTGGCCTATGTCGAAATGGGCATTGTCGGCGAATGGGGCGAACACCACGACCCCAACATCACGACCTATTGGAAACCTCATTCGCAGCCGGAGCATGTCGCCAACCGGACCTGGATTCCCGGCATTGAAAAGACGTTGGGCGACGCATTCAAGGCCGCTTTCAAGAACAAGAAGGTCATGATCCGCTATGCATACGAGTTCGAGGACTACGATTTCGGCGTCTATTGGGACTCGTGGGCCATCTCCGAGGAAGAGGAGCGCGGTTACAACGCCATGATGCGCCGGGGCGACTATTGGCGCACGCAGCCTGTCGGCGGCGAGATAACCTGGAACTGGGGCGATCTTTACGACAAGGGCTACCGCAGCCTCGAAGACTGTCTGGCCAATGCGGAGACCCGCGCGAAGGTCATCGAACAGATTCGCTCGCTTCACTGCAACCATCTGGGCGGCGTGACATGGGCCGATTTCAACGATCCCGTGTTCCAGGTCAATGCATCCACGGTACAGAAAGCGCTGGGATACCGCTTCGTCATCAAGGAGTTCTGCTATCCCGCGCGCATCGAGCAGGGTAAGCCGTTCGAGGTGAAGCTCAAGGTGGTCAATACGGGTTCGTCGCCTTTCTATTACGACTGGCCTGTCGAGGTGGCGCTGCTCAACGTATCGACGCACCGCAAAGTGTGGTCCGCCACGCTCGCCGATGCGCACATTTCTCAGTGGATGCCCGGGGAGAACTGGGATCCTGCGAGCGGCAGTTACGGTACGCCGGCTCCCGAGAACGAGGTGACTGCCGCCTTGACGCTCGACGAGGAACTGCGGCCGGGCAAATACATCGTGTCGCTCGCCGTCCTCGATCCTGCCGGTATGCTGCCTTCGCTGCGCTTCGCCGCCATGAACTACTTTACCGGAGGCCGCCATCCGATGGGATACGTCGGAGTGGGGGCCGACAGCGACGAATATGAGCTCAAAAATGCCGAATTCGACGACATCCAGAGCGACAAGACCTTGAGATATATCGTAGACTGA
- a CDS encoding RagB/SusD family nutrient uptake outer membrane protein, which produces MKKMICAAGFLLMLGAVTSCESFLDETPKSKLTPENSFKTEDDWDNTLTAAYGALQNITAGFEAKYAITLGEFGTDEVLPFDLGWAAYAELHYYTFSASHSFFDNHYTLCYDGIKRCNIVIDMPSEAPVSGQARSLMIAQAKFVRALLYFDLVRMYGGVPLWTSASVDKNQIMKPRSTADDVYGVIVQDLRDAAGVLPPSWESGSDKGRATSYAAYALLGRVLLQWGRPGEALTALDQVYGKFHLYDDYADIFSPDHKNEEYENIFEVQFKHSGKWGEEGSLQHSYWGPRNIPGSTTAFGGWGGFGPSQYLYDSYDAEDKRKTAFFWTEFAGIPQTPPAIKKFWDPKYGNEIENDDLNFIYIRYADVLLMRAEALNAIDDKTDAKYDCLNEVRRRAGLGEITAADNLTKQQFADVLLEERLHELCCEHVRRFDLIRFGKLAEQVKAAYDITIRDFHVLYPIPQSAMDANDAITENNPGY; this is translated from the coding sequence ATGAAAAAGATGATATGTGCCGCGGGATTCCTGCTGATGCTGGGTGCGGTCACTTCCTGCGAAAGTTTTCTCGATGAAACCCCCAAAAGCAAGCTGACTCCCGAAAACTCGTTCAAGACCGAGGACGATTGGGACAACACCCTGACGGCCGCTTACGGGGCGTTGCAGAACATCACCGCCGGATTCGAGGCGAAATATGCCATTACGTTGGGTGAATTCGGCACCGACGAGGTACTGCCGTTCGACCTCGGATGGGCAGCCTATGCCGAGTTGCATTATTACACTTTTTCGGCCTCGCATTCTTTTTTCGATAATCACTATACCCTCTGCTACGATGGTATAAAGCGTTGCAATATCGTCATCGACATGCCTTCCGAGGCTCCTGTGAGCGGACAGGCGCGCAGTCTGATGATCGCCCAGGCCAAATTCGTGCGTGCGCTGCTCTATTTCGATCTGGTGCGCATGTACGGCGGCGTGCCGCTCTGGACCTCGGCGTCGGTCGATAAGAACCAGATCATGAAACCGCGTTCGACGGCCGATGACGTTTACGGAGTCATCGTACAGGACCTGCGCGATGCCGCGGGCGTACTTCCCCCGTCGTGGGAGTCCGGATCGGACAAGGGCCGCGCAACCAGCTATGCGGCCTATGCCCTGCTGGGCCGTGTCCTGTTGCAGTGGGGGCGTCCCGGCGAGGCGCTGACCGCTCTCGATCAGGTTTACGGCAAGTTCCATCTCTACGACGACTATGCCGACATTTTCTCGCCTGACCATAAGAACGAAGAGTATGAAAACATTTTCGAGGTGCAGTTCAAGCACTCGGGCAAATGGGGCGAGGAGGGTTCGCTTCAGCACAGCTATTGGGGACCGCGCAACATTCCGGGCAGCACGACGGCTTTCGGAGGCTGGGGTGGATTCGGCCCTTCGCAGTATCTTTATGACAGTTACGACGCCGAGGACAAGCGCAAGACGGCTTTCTTCTGGACCGAGTTTGCCGGTATTCCGCAGACTCCGCCGGCGATCAAGAAGTTCTGGGATCCGAAATACGGCAATGAGATCGAGAACGACGATCTGAACTTCATCTACATCCGTTATGCCGACGTGCTGCTGATGCGGGCCGAAGCGCTCAACGCCATCGACGACAAGACCGATGCCAAGTACGATTGCCTCAACGAGGTGCGCAGACGCGCCGGGCTGGGCGAGATCACCGCGGCGGACAACCTTACGAAGCAGCAGTTCGCCGATGTCCTTCTCGAAGAGCGCCTGCACGAGCTGTGCTGCGAACACGTGCGTCGTTTCGACCTGATCCGTTTCGGCAAGCTGGCCGAACAGGTGAAGGCTGCCTACGATATCACGATCCGCGACTTCCATGTGCTTTATCCGATTCCGCAGAGCGCCATGGATGCGAACGATGCCATTACGGAAAACAATCCGGGTTATTGA
- a CDS encoding SusC/RagA family TonB-linked outer membrane protein, which produces MKKILFLLAALLLAAAGFAQNKVEGVVMNENSEPLAGVAVVVKNTQKGVSTDAMGCFSIDAKRGETLVFSFIGMIDQSVPVGKDTRMEIRMVPDNYNMDDVVVIGYGSAKKSDLTGSVASIKSDVLKNSKIGMVSAALQGAAAGVQVTQGNMKPGADASILIRGAGSINAGTEPLYIVDGVPVEGGLQDLSAGDIQSIEVLKDASSASIYGSRGSNGVVLVTTKRGTAGKTRVSFNVTGGVQKLMNKQDMMTAQQYYDLIESTGQTYTWTSAELRQLSRGESTDWQDAVTQNGSFQNYNLSISGGGKTTTHYLGLDYYDQQGTVKRSSFNKFTVRYNMDATLNKWLRSGVRMNVIESKLMNINEESDSGYGTMHSAITAQPTAPIYNADGSYFDGFLNTKANPVAIVDLLDKPTKKTRVVGSFYLELEPVKNLRIRSDNGGELVFFKVNEYEDGRMGQHYAADGHARIMTNKKRYWQTENTVTYDFMRNRHKLTVMGGFSASRTDYEEVTADSKGLNATTKYNNLSGATTHGPNGSYASASTLVSFYGRATYNFDERYLVTLTMRGDGSSRFAPGHRWGYFPSLAAAWRISEERFMQKARWVDNLKLRVSAGMLGNQNIGDYSYAAQISQGGSGLDYVFGNSLVSGAVYSSISNPDLTWEKAKQLDIGLDFGLFGNRIAGTIEGYYKRTNDLLWTVPLPKESGYTSSMTNVGVLDNKGIEFTLNTVNLNLRNFQWTSSFNISYNRNEIIELYDGKQDVNKSLFVGHSLGEFYLLHSQGIWQLDEADKAAVYGAYPGDRKILDREPDNVINGDDRMFAGQSTPTWYGGFSNTFRFYGFDVTLFMNFAGGHKINNTLLRSQNSYNVWGNMSRDYYFGYWRIDRPSNVYPAPRVGSAYANGDGTDANLQDGKYLRIKNLEIGYTLPKRWTDAIRANSIRVFFSVQNLATFTAYTGYDVEAWDNTNPYPGSRSFIGGVSVNF; this is translated from the coding sequence ATGAAAAAGATATTGTTTTTACTGGCAGCACTGCTGCTGGCTGCGGCCGGTTTTGCCCAAAACAAGGTCGAAGGCGTGGTGATGAATGAAAATTCCGAACCGCTCGCAGGTGTTGCCGTTGTCGTAAAAAATACGCAGAAGGGTGTATCGACTGATGCCATGGGATGTTTTTCGATCGATGCAAAAAGAGGTGAGACCCTGGTTTTCTCTTTCATAGGCATGATCGATCAGTCCGTTCCCGTGGGGAAAGATACACGAATGGAAATCCGCATGGTCCCCGATAATTACAACATGGACGATGTGGTGGTCATCGGTTACGGGTCGGCCAAAAAGAGCGATCTGACGGGCTCGGTGGCCTCCATCAAGTCCGATGTGCTCAAAAACAGCAAGATCGGAATGGTTTCGGCCGCTCTGCAGGGTGCGGCGGCTGGCGTACAGGTCACGCAGGGCAATATGAAACCCGGAGCCGATGCCAGCATTCTGATCCGTGGCGCCGGCTCGATCAACGCTGGGACGGAACCTCTTTACATTGTGGACGGCGTGCCTGTGGAGGGTGGTCTGCAGGATCTTTCGGCCGGCGATATCCAGTCCATCGAGGTGCTGAAGGACGCTTCCTCGGCCTCGATTTACGGATCGCGCGGCTCGAACGGCGTCGTACTCGTCACCACCAAAAGAGGTACGGCAGGAAAGACCCGCGTGTCGTTCAACGTCACGGGCGGCGTACAAAAGCTCATGAACAAGCAGGACATGATGACCGCTCAGCAGTATTACGACCTGATCGAATCCACCGGGCAGACCTATACCTGGACTTCGGCGGAATTGCGCCAGCTCAGCCGCGGCGAATCGACCGACTGGCAGGATGCCGTGACGCAGAACGGCAGTTTCCAGAACTATAATCTTTCGATTTCGGGCGGCGGCAAGACAACCACCCACTACCTCGGTCTCGACTATTACGACCAGCAGGGAACCGTCAAGCGCTCCTCGTTCAACAAATTTACCGTTCGTTACAATATGGACGCTACGCTGAACAAATGGCTGCGTTCGGGTGTGAGGATGAATGTCATCGAATCCAAACTGATGAATATCAACGAGGAGTCCGACTCGGGTTACGGTACGATGCACAGCGCCATCACTGCACAGCCCACCGCTCCGATCTATAACGCCGACGGCAGTTATTTCGACGGTTTCCTCAATACGAAGGCCAATCCCGTAGCCATCGTCGATCTGCTGGACAAACCCACCAAGAAGACCCGTGTCGTGGGATCGTTCTATCTGGAGCTGGAGCCTGTCAAGAACCTGCGCATCCGTTCGGACAACGGCGGGGAGCTGGTATTTTTCAAGGTCAATGAATACGAAGACGGACGCATGGGTCAGCACTATGCCGCTGACGGACATGCCCGTATCATGACCAACAAGAAACGGTACTGGCAAACCGAGAACACCGTCACCTACGACTTTATGCGCAACCGGCACAAATTGACGGTCATGGGCGGATTCTCCGCTTCGCGGACCGACTACGAAGAGGTCACGGCCGACTCGAAGGGACTCAATGCGACGACCAAATACAACAACCTGAGCGGTGCGACCACCCACGGTCCCAACGGGTCCTATGCTTCGGCTTCGACGCTCGTGTCGTTTTACGGACGTGCGACCTATAATTTCGACGAGCGTTACCTCGTAACGCTGACCATGCGCGGCGACGGTTCCTCGCGCTTCGCTCCGGGACACCGGTGGGGCTACTTCCCCTCGCTGGCTGCCGCATGGCGTATCTCCGAAGAGCGGTTCATGCAGAAAGCCAGATGGGTGGATAACCTCAAACTGCGTGTCAGCGCCGGTATGCTCGGCAATCAGAATATCGGCGATTACTCCTATGCCGCGCAGATCAGCCAGGGCGGTTCGGGTCTTGACTACGTTTTCGGCAACAGCCTCGTATCGGGAGCCGTCTACAGCAGTATCAGCAATCCCGATCTCACCTGGGAGAAAGCCAAACAGTTGGATATCGGTCTGGACTTCGGCCTGTTCGGCAACCGTATCGCCGGTACCATCGAGGGTTACTACAAACGCACGAACGATCTGCTCTGGACCGTGCCGCTGCCCAAGGAGTCGGGTTACACGAGCTCGATGACCAACGTGGGCGTGCTCGACAACAAGGGCATTGAGTTCACGCTGAACACGGTCAATCTGAATCTGCGTAATTTTCAGTGGACCTCTTCGTTCAACATCTCCTATAACCGCAACGAGATTATCGAGCTTTACGACGGCAAGCAGGATGTCAATAAATCGCTTTTCGTGGGGCACTCGCTCGGGGAATTTTACCTGCTCCACTCGCAGGGCATATGGCAGCTCGATGAAGCCGACAAGGCCGCTGTCTACGGCGCCTATCCGGGCGATCGCAAGATCCTCGACAGAGAGCCCGACAATGTCATCAACGGCGATGACCGTATGTTTGCCGGTCAGAGCACTCCGACCTGGTACGGCGGTTTCTCCAACACGTTCCGCTTCTATGGTTTCGATGTCACGCTGTTCATGAACTTCGCCGGCGGCCACAAGATCAACAACACGCTGCTGCGTTCGCAGAATTCCTACAACGTATGGGGCAATATGAGCCGGGATTACTACTTCGGTTATTGGCGCATCGACCGCCCGAGCAACGTCTACCCGGCTCCGCGCGTAGGCAGCGCCTATGCCAACGGAGATGGCACCGATGCCAACCTGCAGGATGGCAAATACCTGCGCATCAAGAATCTGGAGATCGGCTACACACTGCCTAAGCGTTGGACCGATGCCATTCGCGCCAACAGCATCCGCGTATTCTTCTCGGTGCAGAATCTCGCGACCTTCACCGCCTACACGGGCTACGACGTAGAGGCGTGGGACAATACGAACCCTTATCCCGGTTCGCGCAGTTTCATCGGCGGAGTTTCCGTCAATTTCTAA